The following coding sequences lie in one Phycicoccus duodecadis genomic window:
- a CDS encoding universal stress protein encodes MDETRRSPWTVVVGVSPGSSSPTALGWAVDEARRHDGRVVAVRAWKVAGPQATPSGTTAARVPRDADTEQEAFSRLVADVAAVLGPDHGVDVVLTRGGRRRALLEAAEGADLLVVDAPRSVADGPLFAHRLVYAASCPVVVMPPQISGEPESGLARASRAAGRAAVRAAGQAGRPGLGTRRT; translated from the coding sequence ATGGACGAGACGCGCCGGTCCCCCTGGACCGTGGTCGTCGGGGTCAGCCCCGGCTCGAGCTCACCCACCGCGCTGGGCTGGGCGGTCGACGAGGCCCGCCGCCACGACGGCCGCGTGGTCGCGGTGCGCGCCTGGAAGGTCGCCGGCCCGCAGGCCACCCCGTCGGGCACCACCGCGGCCCGCGTGCCGCGCGACGCCGACACCGAGCAGGAGGCGTTCAGCCGGCTGGTGGCCGACGTCGCCGCCGTCCTCGGGCCCGACCACGGGGTCGACGTCGTGCTCACCCGGGGCGGGCGCCGGCGCGCCCTGCTCGAGGCCGCCGAGGGCGCCGACCTGCTGGTCGTCGACGCGCCGCGCTCGGTGGCCGACGGCCCGCTGTTCGCCCACCGCCTCGTGTACGCCGCGAGCTGCCCGGTGGTCGTGATGCCGCCGCAGATCTCGGGCGAGCCGGAGTCCGGCCTGGCCCGGGCCTCCCGCGCGGCGGGGCGGGCGGCCGTGCGGGCGGCGGGGCAGGCCGGGCGCCCGGGGCTGGGCACGCGTCGCACCTGA
- a CDS encoding MarR family winged helix-turn-helix transcriptional regulator codes for MAADDVDRIVSAWRRERPDLDVSPLEVLSRVSRLARRLDLARGRAFSGTGLESWEFDVLSALRRAGSPYELSPGQLVSETLVTSGTMTNRVDRLAARGFVERHPDPGDRRGVIVRLTHDGMVAVDRALAELVTHERELLARLDPDEQQALAALLRRLLRPFETGPA; via the coding sequence ATGGCCGCTGACGACGTCGACCGTATCGTCTCCGCCTGGCGGCGGGAGCGGCCCGATCTCGACGTCTCCCCCCTCGAGGTGCTCTCGCGCGTCTCCCGGCTGGCACGCCGCCTCGACCTCGCCCGCGGCCGGGCGTTCTCGGGGACGGGTCTCGAGAGCTGGGAGTTCGACGTCCTCTCGGCCCTGCGCCGCGCGGGCTCGCCCTACGAGCTCAGCCCGGGCCAGCTGGTCTCCGAGACGCTGGTGACCAGCGGCACCATGACCAACCGGGTCGACCGGCTGGCCGCGCGCGGGTTCGTCGAGCGACACCCCGACCCGGGCGACCGGCGCGGCGTCATCGTGCGGCTGACCCACGACGGGATGGTCGCGGTCGACCGCGCGCTGGCCGAGCTCGTCACCCACGAGCGCGAGCTGCTGGCGCGCCTCGACCCCGACGAGCAGCAGGCGCTCGCCGCGTTGCTGCGCCGGCTGCTGCGGCCGTTCGAGACCGGCCCGGCCTGA
- the rsmA gene encoding 16S rRNA (adenine(1518)-N(6)/adenine(1519)-N(6))-dimethyltransferase RsmA: MTDAPDAAPAALLGAAQVRELAARHGIRPTKQWGQNFVVDGNTVRRIVRVSGVGEDDVVVEVGPGLGSLTLALLPAVRRVVALEVDPVLAAALPGTVETLAPSLAPRLEVVRGDALAVTELPGPPPTALVANLPYNVSVPVVLRMLEHFPSLRTVLVMVQLEVAERLAAPPGSRTYGVPSVKAAWYADVRLAGTVPRSVFWPVPNVDSGLVALTRREPPVTTATRAEVFAVVDAAFAQRRKTLRAALAGWAGSPAAAEAALVAAGVEPRTRGEQLDVAAFSRIAAARA, encoded by the coding sequence GTGACCGACGCCCCGGATGCCGCGCCCGCCGCGCTGCTCGGCGCCGCGCAGGTCCGTGAGCTGGCCGCCCGCCACGGCATCCGCCCCACGAAGCAGTGGGGGCAGAACTTCGTCGTCGACGGCAACACCGTGCGCCGCATCGTCCGCGTCTCGGGCGTGGGGGAGGACGACGTGGTGGTCGAGGTCGGGCCCGGCCTCGGCAGCCTCACCCTGGCCCTGCTGCCCGCCGTGCGCCGGGTCGTGGCGCTCGAGGTCGACCCCGTGCTGGCCGCCGCCCTGCCCGGCACCGTCGAGACGCTGGCGCCCTCCCTGGCCCCCCGGCTCGAGGTCGTCCGCGGCGACGCGCTCGCCGTGACCGAGCTCCCCGGGCCACCGCCCACCGCCCTGGTCGCGAACCTGCCGTACAACGTCTCGGTCCCGGTCGTGCTGCGGATGCTGGAGCACTTCCCGAGCCTGCGCACCGTGCTCGTGATGGTGCAGCTCGAGGTCGCCGAGCGGCTCGCCGCACCTCCCGGCAGCCGCACCTACGGCGTCCCCAGCGTCAAGGCCGCCTGGTACGCCGACGTGCGCCTGGCCGGCACCGTGCCGCGCAGTGTGTTCTGGCCGGTGCCCAACGTCGACTCCGGCCTGGTCGCGCTGACCCGGCGCGAACCGCCCGTCACCACGGCGACCCGGGCCGAGGTGTTCGCCGTCGTCGACGCCGCGTTCGCCCAGCGCCGCAAGACCCTGCGAGCCGCCCTGGCCGGATGGGCCGGCTCGCCGGCCGCGGCCGAGGCGGCGCTGGTGGCCGCCGGGGTCGAGCCCCGCACCCGCGGCGAGCAGCTCGACGTCGCCGCGTTCTCCCGCATCGCCGCCGCCCGCGCCTGA
- a CDS encoding 4-(cytidine 5'-diphospho)-2-C-methyl-D-erythritol kinase → MTASRLVPGPVTVRVPAKVNLELLVGPLRDDGFHTLATVYQAVGLYDDVTVAAADTWGVSVSGALAAGVPTDADNLGLRAARLLADRYAGGPAHVGIRKGIPVAGGMAGGSADAAAALVGLDQLWDLGLDRDELEEVAAELGSDVPFLVSGGTAMGSGRGERLAPVLARGTYHWVFALAEGGLSTPEVYAECDRLRAGTVVPEPVATPALMAALRTGDPHELAPQLTNDLQPAAISLRPELGETLDAGMEYGALAGVVSGSGPTIAFLVENNEAGIDLAVALTASGVVRDVRRAAGPVHGAHVIHQRAD, encoded by the coding sequence ATGACCGCCAGCCGCCTCGTGCCCGGCCCCGTGACCGTGCGCGTCCCGGCCAAGGTCAACCTGGAGCTCCTGGTCGGGCCCCTGCGCGACGACGGCTTCCACACCCTCGCCACCGTCTACCAGGCGGTCGGTCTGTACGACGACGTCACCGTGGCCGCGGCCGACACGTGGGGCGTCAGCGTCTCGGGGGCGCTGGCCGCGGGCGTGCCCACCGACGCCGACAACCTGGGCCTGCGGGCGGCCCGCCTCCTCGCCGACCGGTACGCCGGTGGGCCGGCCCACGTCGGCATCCGCAAGGGCATCCCGGTGGCGGGGGGGATGGCCGGGGGCTCGGCCGACGCCGCGGCCGCCCTGGTGGGCCTCGACCAGCTGTGGGACCTCGGTCTCGACCGCGACGAGCTGGAGGAGGTCGCCGCCGAGCTCGGTAGCGACGTGCCGTTCCTCGTCTCCGGGGGCACGGCCATGGGGAGCGGCCGCGGTGAGCGACTGGCCCCGGTGCTCGCCCGCGGCACCTACCACTGGGTGTTCGCGCTCGCCGAGGGCGGGCTCTCGACCCCCGAGGTCTACGCCGAGTGCGACCGCCTGCGGGCCGGCACCGTGGTGCCCGAGCCGGTGGCGACCCCCGCCCTGATGGCGGCCCTGCGCACCGGCGACCCCCACGAGCTCGCGCCCCAGCTCACCAACGACCTCCAGCCGGCCGCGATCTCGCTGCGCCCCGAGCTCGGCGAGACCCTCGACGCCGGGATGGAGTACGGCGCGCTCGCGGGCGTCGTCTCGGGGTCCGGCCCCACCATCGCGTTCCTGGTCGAGAACAACGAGGCGGGGATCGACCTCGCCGTCGCCCTCACCGCCAGCGGGGTCGTGCGCGACGTCCGCCGGGCCGCCGGCCCCGTGCACGGCGCCCACGTCATCCACCAGCGGGCCGACTAG
- a CDS encoding TetR/AcrR family transcriptional regulator, protein MTGRERREQLIGIGRKHFADKGFEGATVEEIAASAGVSKPVVYEHFGGKEGLYAVVVDREIEALLAGVTSALDAGTSSRQIVEGAALALLAYVESNSDGFRILVRDSPAGQATGSFASLMSDIASQVEHILAAQFKQHGLDPKAAPMYAQMLVGMIALVGQWWLDNRKFKKHEVAAHVVNLAWNGLTGLEPKPTLTPETLEQI, encoded by the coding sequence ATGACGGGGCGCGAACGACGCGAGCAGCTGATCGGCATCGGGCGCAAGCACTTCGCCGACAAGGGCTTCGAGGGTGCCACCGTCGAGGAGATCGCCGCCTCGGCCGGGGTCAGCAAGCCCGTCGTGTACGAGCACTTCGGCGGCAAGGAGGGCCTCTACGCCGTCGTCGTCGACCGCGAGATCGAGGCGCTGCTGGCCGGGGTCACCTCGGCCCTCGACGCGGGCACCTCCTCGCGCCAGATCGTCGAAGGGGCGGCCCTGGCCCTGCTCGCCTATGTCGAGAGCAACTCCGACGGGTTCCGGATCCTGGTGCGCGACAGCCCGGCCGGCCAGGCCACCGGCTCGTTTGCCAGCCTGATGAGCGACATCGCCAGCCAGGTCGAGCACATCCTCGCCGCCCAGTTCAAACAGCACGGGCTCGACCCCAAGGCCGCGCCGATGTACGCGCAGATGCTGGTCGGGATGATCGCGCTGGTCGGCCAGTGGTGGCTCGACAACCGCAAGTTCAAGAAGCACGAGGTGGCGGCCCACGTCGTGAACCTCGCCTGGAACGGCCTGACCGGGCTCGAGCCGAAGCCGACCCTGACCCCGGAGACGCTCGAGCAGATCTGA
- a CDS encoding MFS transporter, translating into MATAEATTQEKPVKSLIPARMHDMPWVKFHWLVIFGLGTAWILDGLEAQIVAAGGFEKSLDMTAADVGLAGTVYLIGQVVGAIVFGRLTDKLGRKKLFTLTLALYLVAAAAAGLAPSMTLFLIFRFISGMGIGGEYSAVNSAVDELIPGRFRGRVDLAINGTYWAGAAIGAFTSTILLDTSRFDQNVGWRIAFFIGPILGLGIIYLRRHIPESPRWMVTHGQPERAEEVVSALEQDVRDAGKTLPDHSDDDAMWIKSREGLTARQLIYVFFRMYPTRTVLGATLMITQSFLYNAIFFTYALVLQNFYDKSASEAALYFFPFAIGNLLGPLLLGRLFDTVGRRRMITGCYAFAGIVLAISAWLFQQDAISAGVHTAFWCVAFFFASAGASAGYLTVSEIFPLEVRGQAISYFFAIAQVFGAIGPVFYGWLIGDGKDRTPMFYGYLIATAIMLVGAAVAWKWGVDAENKSLEEIAPPLTSYDEHGNETVKLPV; encoded by the coding sequence ATGGCCACCGCCGAAGCCACCACGCAGGAGAAGCCGGTCAAGAGCCTCATCCCGGCCCGGATGCACGACATGCCGTGGGTGAAGTTCCACTGGCTCGTCATCTTCGGGCTCGGGACCGCCTGGATCCTCGACGGCCTCGAGGCGCAGATCGTCGCCGCGGGCGGCTTCGAGAAGTCGCTGGACATGACCGCGGCCGACGTCGGCCTGGCGGGCACCGTCTACCTCATCGGACAGGTCGTCGGCGCCATCGTCTTCGGGCGCCTGACCGACAAGCTCGGCCGCAAGAAGCTCTTCACGCTCACCCTGGCCCTCTACCTGGTCGCCGCGGCGGCCGCCGGACTGGCCCCGAGCATGACGCTCTTCCTCATCTTCCGGTTCATCTCGGGGATGGGCATCGGGGGCGAGTACTCGGCGGTCAACTCGGCGGTCGACGAGCTCATCCCGGGGCGCTTCCGCGGCCGGGTCGACCTGGCCATCAACGGCACCTACTGGGCCGGCGCGGCCATCGGCGCCTTCACCTCGACGATCCTGCTCGACACCTCGCGCTTCGACCAGAACGTCGGCTGGCGCATCGCCTTCTTCATCGGCCCGATCCTGGGCCTCGGCATCATCTACCTGCGCCGCCACATCCCCGAGAGCCCCCGCTGGATGGTCACCCACGGCCAGCCCGAGCGCGCCGAGGAGGTCGTCTCGGCGCTCGAGCAGGACGTCCGTGACGCCGGGAAGACCCTCCCCGACCACAGCGACGACGACGCGATGTGGATCAAGTCGCGCGAGGGCCTCACGGCCAGGCAGCTCATCTACGTCTTCTTCCGGATGTACCCCACCCGTACCGTGCTGGGCGCGACGCTGATGATCACGCAGAGCTTCCTCTACAACGCCATCTTCTTCACCTACGCCCTGGTGCTGCAGAACTTCTACGACAAGTCGGCCTCCGAGGCCGCGCTCTACTTCTTCCCGTTCGCCATCGGCAACCTGCTCGGGCCGCTGCTTCTGGGTCGGCTCTTCGACACCGTCGGGCGCCGCCGGATGATCACCGGCTGCTACGCGTTCGCCGGCATCGTGCTCGCCATCTCGGCCTGGCTGTTCCAGCAGGACGCCATCTCGGCCGGCGTGCACACCGCGTTCTGGTGCGTGGCGTTCTTCTTCGCCTCGGCCGGCGCCTCGGCCGGGTACCTCACCGTGTCCGAGATCTTCCCCCTGGAGGTCCGCGGGCAGGCCATCTCGTACTTCTTCGCCATCGCCCAGGTCTTCGGCGCCATCGGCCCGGTCTTCTACGGCTGGCTCATCGGCGACGGCAAGGACCGCACCCCGATGTTCTACGGCTACCTCATCGCCACCGCCATCATGCTCGTCGGCGCCGCCGTCGCCTGGAAGTGGGGCGTCGACGCCGAGAACAAGTCGCTCGAGGAGATCGCGCCACCGCTCACCAGCTACGACGAGCACGGCAACGAGACCGTCAAGCTCCCGGTCTGA
- a CDS encoding glyoxalase: protein MAVVGLHHVQIACPPGSEDILRGWYGGVLGMPEIPKPAALAVRGGVWFEAGDRQLHCGVEDGFAPALKAHPCFLVDDVDAAARAVAQAGGAVRWSAEIAGVRRFHTDDPVGNRIELQQA, encoded by the coding sequence ATGGCCGTCGTCGGGCTGCACCACGTGCAGATCGCCTGCCCACCGGGGTCGGAGGACATCCTGCGGGGCTGGTACGGCGGGGTGCTCGGCATGCCCGAGATCCCCAAGCCCGCCGCGCTCGCGGTCCGCGGTGGGGTCTGGTTCGAGGCCGGCGACCGCCAGCTGCACTGCGGGGTGGAGGACGGGTTCGCGCCCGCGCTCAAGGCCCACCCGTGCTTCCTGGTCGACGACGTCGACGCGGCGGCCCGCGCGGTGGCGCAGGCCGGCGGGGCGGTCCGCTGGTCGGCGGAGATCGCCGGCGTCCGCCGTTTCCACACCGACGACCCCGTCGGCAACCGCATCGAGCTCCAGCAGGCCTGA
- a CDS encoding methyltransferase domain-containing protein, with protein sequence MTVRATPIWDPGGYWRFSDERSRPFGDLLGQVGAREPRLVVDLGCGHGPMTTLLAKRWPQARVVGVDSSESMLEAARALDPDGRVEWVLGDLREWDPASVGAAPDVVVTSSTLQWVPGHLDLIEPWVGSLAPGGWFAMQVPGNFDAPSHALMRATAQGHSRSGELTAALEVPAVGEPATYLRLLARLGCRVDAWETTYLHVLDPEAQDENPVLTWVTATGLRPVLDLLQEGADRDAFIEPYAAALAEAYPRTTAGVLFPFRRIFAVAQRPDGGA encoded by the coding sequence ATGACCGTGCGCGCGACACCGATCTGGGACCCGGGCGGGTACTGGCGCTTCTCCGACGAGCGGTCGCGGCCCTTCGGCGACCTGCTCGGCCAGGTGGGAGCGCGGGAGCCGCGGCTCGTCGTCGACCTGGGGTGCGGCCACGGCCCGATGACCACGCTGCTGGCGAAGCGGTGGCCGCAGGCGCGCGTGGTCGGGGTCGACTCGTCCGAGTCGATGCTGGAGGCCGCCCGCGCCCTCGACCCCGACGGTCGGGTCGAGTGGGTGCTGGGCGACCTGCGGGAGTGGGACCCCGCCTCGGTGGGGGCGGCGCCGGACGTCGTCGTCACGAGCTCGACGCTCCAGTGGGTACCGGGTCATCTCGACCTCATCGAGCCGTGGGTCGGGTCCCTTGCTCCCGGAGGCTGGTTCGCGATGCAGGTGCCGGGCAACTTCGACGCCCCGAGCCACGCCCTGATGCGCGCGACGGCGCAGGGCCACTCCCGGTCCGGCGAGCTCACGGCCGCGCTCGAGGTGCCGGCGGTCGGCGAGCCGGCCACCTACCTGCGGCTGCTCGCGCGCCTCGGCTGCCGGGTCGACGCCTGGGAGACGACCTACCTGCACGTGCTCGATCCGGAGGCGCAGGACGAGAACCCGGTGCTGACCTGGGTGACCGCCACCGGGCTGCGACCCGTCCTCGACCTGCTCCAGGAGGGGGCGGACCGCGACGCCTTCATCGAGCCGTACGCGGCCGCGCTGGCCGAGGCGTACCCGCGGACCACGGCCGGGGTGCTCTTCCCGTTCCGGCGGATCTTCGCGGTCGCGCAGCGTCCGGACGGGGGAGCCTGA
- a CDS encoding ABC-F family ATP-binding cassette domain-containing protein, whose amino-acid sequence MASLVSVERASLALGTAQVLDGVSLGVNGGDRIGVVGRNGGGKTTLLRVLAGTREPDDGRVARTGGLRVGVLTQDDSLEATATVHASVLGGMAEHEWAADPRIRDVLVGLLGGLDAPVVGGMDATVGPLSGGERRRVALAALLVAAPDLLLLDEPTNHLDVEGVAWLAQHLAGSFARPDTGLVVITHDRWFLDAVATRTWEVDSGLVHQYEGGYAAYVLAKAERDRLAGVIAERRGNLLRKELAWLRRGPPARTSKPKFRIDAANALIADEPPPRDDVELMRFATNRLGKDVVDLVDARLTVGDRVLLDRFTWRLAPGERVGLVGVNGAGKSTLLRALAGQVPLAAGKRTVGVTVKVAFLTQEVRELDAWASRRVIEAVEDVRSVVRFGKKDLTASQLAQRLGFTGPRQQTRVGDLSGGERRRLQLTRLLMDEPNVLLLDEPTNDLDIETLTSLEDLLDGWAGTLVVVSHDRYLLERVCDRQLALLGDGRLRELPGGVEEYLRLRRDLVDRGEGVRDVPGAETPGTGASPPAPTTGAAAPSPAELREARKVMARVEKQLARLAQREDRIHAAMAEAATDHERVLGLNRELREVVDEREGLELEWLEAAEITG is encoded by the coding sequence GTGGCGAGCCTGGTCTCCGTCGAGCGCGCGTCCCTGGCGCTCGGCACCGCGCAGGTGCTCGACGGCGTCTCCCTCGGGGTCAACGGCGGCGACCGCATCGGCGTCGTCGGTCGCAACGGCGGCGGCAAGACGACGCTGCTCCGGGTGCTGGCCGGCACCCGCGAACCGGACGACGGCCGGGTCGCGCGCACGGGCGGGCTGCGGGTCGGCGTCCTCACCCAGGACGACTCGCTCGAGGCCACGGCCACCGTGCACGCCTCGGTCCTCGGCGGCATGGCCGAGCACGAGTGGGCCGCCGACCCGCGCATCCGCGATGTGCTGGTGGGCCTGCTCGGTGGCCTGGACGCCCCGGTCGTCGGAGGGATGGACGCCACGGTCGGCCCGCTGTCCGGTGGCGAACGGCGCCGGGTGGCGCTGGCGGCGCTGCTGGTGGCCGCCCCCGACCTGCTGCTGCTCGACGAGCCGACCAACCATCTGGACGTCGAGGGGGTGGCCTGGCTGGCCCAGCACCTCGCCGGGTCCTTCGCCCGGCCCGACACCGGCCTGGTCGTCATCACCCACGACCGGTGGTTCCTGGACGCCGTGGCCACCCGCACCTGGGAGGTCGACAGTGGCCTGGTGCACCAGTACGAGGGGGGCTACGCGGCCTACGTGCTGGCCAAGGCCGAGCGCGACCGGCTGGCCGGCGTCATCGCCGAGCGGCGCGGCAACCTGCTGCGCAAGGAGCTCGCCTGGCTGCGCCGGGGGCCGCCGGCGCGCACCAGCAAGCCCAAGTTCCGCATCGACGCCGCCAACGCCCTGATCGCCGACGAGCCGCCCCCGCGCGACGACGTCGAGCTGATGCGCTTCGCCACCAACCGGCTCGGCAAGGACGTCGTCGACCTGGTCGACGCCCGGCTCACCGTGGGCGACCGGGTGCTGCTCGACCGCTTCACCTGGCGCCTCGCCCCCGGGGAACGGGTCGGGCTGGTGGGGGTCAACGGAGCCGGGAAGTCGACGCTGCTGCGCGCGCTCGCCGGGCAGGTGCCGCTCGCCGCGGGCAAGCGCACCGTCGGGGTCACCGTGAAGGTCGCGTTCCTCACCCAGGAGGTGCGCGAGCTCGACGCGTGGGCCTCGCGCCGGGTCATCGAGGCCGTCGAGGACGTGCGCTCGGTCGTGCGCTTCGGCAAGAAGGACCTCACCGCCTCGCAGCTGGCGCAGCGGCTGGGGTTCACCGGGCCCCGCCAGCAGACCCGCGTCGGCGACCTCAGCGGCGGCGAGCGGCGGCGGCTCCAGCTGACCCGCCTGCTGATGGACGAGCCGAACGTCCTGCTGCTCGACGAGCCCACCAACGACCTCGACATCGAGACCCTGACCTCGCTCGAGGACCTGCTCGACGGATGGGCCGGCACCCTCGTCGTCGTGTCGCACGACCGCTACCTGCTGGAGCGGGTGTGCGACCGGCAGCTGGCACTGCTGGGCGACGGGCGGCTGCGCGAGCTGCCCGGCGGGGTCGAGGAGTACCTGCGGCTGCGGCGCGACCTGGTCGACCGCGGCGAGGGCGTGCGCGACGTGCCGGGGGCGGAGACCCCGGGTACGGGTGCCTCGCCGCCCGCACCCACGACCGGTGCCGCGGCGCCCTCGCCGGCCGAGCTGCGGGAGGCCCGCAAGGTGATGGCGCGGGTCGAGAAGCAGCTGGCGCGGCTGGCCCAGCGCGAGGACCGCATCCACGCCGCGATGGCCGAGGCGGCCACCGACCACGAGCGCGTCCTGGGCCTCAACCGCGAGCTGCGCGAGGTCGTCGACGAGCGCGAGGGCCTCGAGCTCGAGTGGCTCGAGGCGGCCGAGATCACCGGCTGA